The Rhodopseudomonas palustris genome window below encodes:
- a CDS encoding GumC family protein → MRIAFWRRNTDTAKASARLRESSTAATSAAATETAPTPAQKPAIRQAIFKRPPTRTVQIEKPAPLPPDGDIDVRLIGQALARKKHLIIAPTLLALVVSLAIVNLITPRYKSEARILIDGRENTFLRPSGDRDDQRSGPDPEAVTSQVQLLLSRQLALEIIKKNKLAERPEFDPVLKGINPIKSLLALIGIGRDPFAMTPEERVLNAYYERLTAYAVDKSRVMVVEFQSEDPELAARVANSIADGYLVLQQNARQAQAKAAGQWLSGEIESLRKKVSEAEDKVEDFRSKSSLFIGTNNTTLSNQQLGDINAQLANARALKSDAEAKSRLIKEMLKSGGPIEASEVLNSELIRRLSEQRVTLRAQLAEQSSTLLGGHPRIKELKAQLSDLDQQLRDEAVKLSRSFENDARIASSRVENLSASLDQLKKQASATNGQDVQLRALEREAKAQRDLLESYLAKYREATTRETIDQSPSDGRIISRAIVSNTPDYPKKLPIVLIATLATLLLTSGSIATGELLRMTQPRAREVAAPAVVEPDLVPVAAAAPVVRPTPAAPPTFAAPATPAPSLEQAPVETAPVAAAAAAPVGEIEALVQRLRTAGEGGRKLTVLGTGDTDSVTTTALVLARRLAQDAKVVLIDLSESSAMLKVASIDPSAPGLAELMLGEAAFGQIITRDRSSSLQLVSAGKPGFDRMLLHSPRLSLAIDALMRVYDHVLLDAGTASDLPAELLTSQAQAAVVPAPTMTSEARAKMAEQLVAVGFSEVTMLRAAEPIDPIEPGQRSAAA, encoded by the coding sequence ATGCGGATCGCGTTCTGGCGCCGGAACACCGATACGGCGAAGGCATCAGCCCGATTACGCGAATCCTCCACCGCTGCAACTTCAGCGGCTGCAACCGAAACCGCCCCGACTCCCGCGCAGAAGCCTGCGATTCGTCAGGCGATCTTCAAGCGCCCCCCAACTCGTACCGTTCAGATCGAAAAGCCGGCACCGCTGCCGCCCGACGGCGACATCGACGTGCGGCTGATCGGGCAGGCGCTCGCCCGCAAAAAGCATCTGATCATCGCGCCGACGCTGCTTGCGCTGGTCGTCTCGCTGGCGATCGTGAACCTGATCACGCCGCGCTACAAATCCGAGGCGCGAATCCTGATCGACGGCCGCGAGAACACCTTCCTGCGTCCGAGCGGCGATCGCGACGATCAGCGCAGCGGCCCGGACCCGGAAGCGGTGACCAGCCAGGTTCAATTGCTGCTGTCGCGCCAACTCGCGCTCGAGATCATCAAGAAGAACAAGCTCGCCGAGCGGCCGGAATTCGATCCGGTGCTGAAAGGCATCAATCCGATCAAATCGCTGCTGGCGCTGATCGGCATCGGCCGCGATCCGTTCGCGATGACGCCGGAAGAGCGCGTGCTGAACGCTTACTATGAGCGACTGACCGCGTACGCAGTCGACAAGTCGCGGGTGATGGTGGTCGAATTCCAGTCCGAAGATCCCGAGCTTGCCGCGCGCGTCGCCAATTCGATCGCAGACGGCTATCTGGTGCTGCAGCAGAACGCGCGTCAGGCGCAGGCCAAGGCGGCGGGGCAGTGGCTGTCCGGGGAAATCGAGTCGCTGCGCAAGAAGGTGTCGGAGGCCGAAGACAAGGTCGAGGACTTCCGCTCCAAGTCGAGCCTGTTCATCGGCACCAACAACACCACGCTGTCGAACCAGCAGCTCGGCGACATCAACGCCCAGCTCGCCAACGCCCGTGCGCTGAAGTCCGATGCCGAAGCCAAGTCCCGGCTGATCAAGGAGATGCTGAAGAGCGGCGGCCCGATCGAAGCTTCCGAAGTGCTGAATTCCGAACTGATCCGCCGGCTGTCGGAGCAGCGGGTCACGCTTCGCGCGCAGCTCGCCGAACAGAGCTCGACGCTGCTCGGCGGTCATCCGCGGATCAAGGAACTGAAGGCGCAGCTGTCCGACCTCGATCAACAGCTCCGCGATGAAGCGGTGAAGCTGTCGCGCTCGTTCGAGAACGATGCCCGGATCGCCAGCAGCCGGGTGGAGAACCTCTCGGCCAGCCTCGATCAGCTGAAGAAGCAAGCCTCAGCGACCAACGGCCAGGACGTGCAGCTCCGCGCGCTGGAACGCGAAGCCAAGGCGCAGCGCGATCTGCTGGAGTCCTATCTGGCGAAGTATCGTGAAGCGACGACGCGCGAGACGATCGACCAATCGCCGTCGGATGGCCGCATCATCTCGCGTGCGATCGTCTCCAATACGCCCGACTATCCGAAGAAGTTGCCGATCGTGCTGATCGCCACGCTGGCGACGCTGCTCTTGACCTCGGGCAGCATCGCGACCGGCGAACTGCTGCGGATGACCCAGCCGCGAGCTCGTGAGGTGGCTGCGCCGGCGGTTGTCGAGCCGGATCTGGTGCCGGTTGCGGCAGCGGCTCCCGTCGTGCGCCCCACACCGGCAGCACCGCCGACCTTTGCTGCGCCGGCTACACCCGCGCCGAGCCTCGAGCAGGCTCCGGTCGAGACTGCGCCCGTTGCTGCGGCCGCCGCTGCGCCGGTCGGAGAAATCGAAGCGCTGGTGCAACGTTTGCGCACGGCCGGTGAGGGCGGGAGGAAACTCACCGTGCTTGGCACTGGCGACACCGACTCGGTTACCACGACGGCGCTGGTGCTGGCCCGCCGGCTCGCCCAGGATGCCAAGGTTGTGCTGATCGACCTGTCGGAATCCTCCGCGATGCTGAAGGTCGCGTCGATCGATCCCTCGGCACCCGGTCTTGCCGAATTGATGCTGGGTGAGGCGGCGTTCGGCCAGATCATCACCCGCGACCGCTCCTCGTCGCTGCAATTGGTCAGCGCCGGCAAGCCCGGCTTCGACCGGATGCTGCTGCATTCGCCGCGGCTGTCGCTGGCGATCGATGCACTGATGCGGGTGTATGAC